In a single window of the Melioribacteraceae bacterium genome:
- a CDS encoding fatty acid desaturase, translating to MGVIIALTILLVWFVHLCYLLIYAEFSFASPFFYLGIILQTYFYTGLFITAHDAMHKTVSRIKWLNKTIGYLATFLYAGMSYNRLIKNHFLHHKMPGTNEDPDFNVKSQNFFVWWGTFMIRYTTITQLIIMGTVFNILKLWVPELKLWFYWVVPALFSSLQLFFFGTYLPHRKPHSHDMEPHKARTQKKNHIWAMISCYFFGYHFEHHELPNTPWWKLYQIKS from the coding sequence ATGGGCGTGATAATTGCGTTAACAATATTATTAGTATGGTTTGTTCATCTCTGTTATTTACTGATTTACGCGGAGTTTAGTTTTGCCTCACCATTTTTCTATTTGGGGATTATACTTCAGACTTATTTTTATACCGGACTCTTTATCACAGCACACGACGCGATGCATAAAACTGTCAGCCGCATAAAGTGGTTGAATAAAACAATTGGATATTTAGCCACATTTCTCTACGCAGGAATGTCCTACAATCGTTTAATTAAAAATCATTTTTTGCATCATAAAATGCCGGGGACAAACGAAGACCCCGATTTTAATGTTAAGTCGCAAAACTTTTTTGTATGGTGGGGTACATTTATGATAAGATACACCACTATTACCCAGTTAATAATTATGGGCACGGTGTTTAATATATTAAAATTGTGGGTACCTGAATTAAAGCTGTGGTTTTATTGGGTAGTGCCGGCGCTCTTTAGTTCATTACAGTTGTTCTTTTTTGGAACATACCTCCCACACCGCAAACCTCATTCACATGATATGGAACCTCATAAAGCCCGTACTCAAAAGAAGAATCATATCTGGGCAATGATATCATGCTACTTTTTCGGTTATCATTTTGAGCATCATGAATTACCGAATACACCCTGGTGGAAATTGTATCAAATTAAATCTTGA
- a CDS encoding carotenoid biosynthesis protein has translation MEGKKHRLENYIKIFLVIMFSVGIAGHLLDNFYDLFLILTPYTLLLLGTIVFHTEAKGNSKLILWGVLVFLITFILEVVGVSTKLIFGNYNYGDVLGVKLFDVPLIIGFNWVLVILGAINISSLLKNDCAKVITASLLAVLFDILLEPVAIKLGYWNWAGNTIPIQNYIVWFIIALVSSYFFILLKLQFRYGITKFYLFVQAIFFLAILLFK, from the coding sequence ATGGAAGGGAAGAAACATAGGCTAGAAAATTATATAAAAATATTTCTTGTAATCATGTTCTCTGTGGGGATCGCAGGGCATTTATTAGATAATTTTTACGATTTGTTCTTAATTCTTACCCCATATACGCTTCTGCTTCTAGGAACCATTGTTTTTCATACTGAAGCTAAAGGGAATAGCAAATTAATTTTATGGGGAGTGCTGGTATTTCTAATTACTTTTATTCTGGAAGTAGTTGGTGTATCTACAAAGTTGATTTTCGGAAATTATAATTATGGGGATGTACTCGGTGTTAAATTATTTGATGTTCCACTAATAATTGGATTTAACTGGGTCCTGGTTATTCTTGGTGCTATAAATATTTCTTCGCTGCTAAAAAATGATTGCGCAAAGGTAATTACAGCCTCTTTACTTGCGGTCCTGTTCGATATTTTACTTGAACCGGTTGCTATTAAGTTAGGTTACTGGAATTGGGCGGGAAATACAATCCCGATTCAAAACTATATTGTTTGGTTTATAATTGCATTGGTATCATCATATTTCTTTATTCTTCTGAAGCTTCAATTTAGATATGGGATTACAAAATTTTATTTATTCGTTCAGGCTATATTCTTTTTAGCAATCTTATTATTTAAATAG
- a CDS encoding glycosyltransferase family 2 protein, protein MAEEIVFVLILIISVISTVVVIYNFVTKPVFVENVECKVQSKVSILIPMRNEESNITECLNSIVNQTYSNYEIIVLDDHSEDSSVEMVKSIQNCSSKIRLFSGEELPAGWLGKNWACHQLSRHATGDYLLFIDADVTITNRVVQSAIGIMKKYNLNMLTVFPSQKIDNWRVLLIIPMMNWLLLSFLPIRKVFTSNNKSFIAANGQFILFKKEDYEKIGGHSSVKSKVVEDMELARLIKGNSFKMMTLLGGEHISCKMYSTFTEAFNGFSKNYYAGFNTNPVFFLFLMLLFQLVFTIPFLSWALMPQYNIVVLLILFSRALMSILSKQNLILNILLHPFQMIVSFLIGINSVLIYNTKRGIWKGRNIG, encoded by the coding sequence ATGGCTGAAGAAATTGTATTCGTACTTATATTAATTATTTCGGTGATTTCAACTGTTGTTGTGATTTATAACTTTGTTACAAAACCGGTGTTCGTTGAGAATGTGGAATGCAAGGTACAGTCCAAAGTTTCCATATTAATCCCGATGAGAAATGAAGAATCAAACATTACAGAATGTTTAAACTCGATTGTTAATCAAACATATTCTAATTATGAAATCATTGTACTTGATGATCATTCTGAAGATTCATCTGTAGAGATGGTCAAATCAATACAAAATTGCTCAAGTAAAATTAGATTATTTAGCGGTGAGGAACTTCCTGCGGGGTGGCTTGGAAAGAACTGGGCATGTCATCAATTATCACGACATGCAACCGGAGATTATCTTTTATTTATTGATGCCGACGTTACAATTACAAACCGAGTAGTGCAATCGGCTATAGGCATAATGAAGAAATACAACCTGAATATGTTAACAGTATTTCCATCACAAAAAATTGATAACTGGCGAGTATTATTAATCATCCCAATGATGAACTGGTTGTTACTTTCATTTTTACCAATCCGTAAAGTTTTTACTTCAAACAATAAATCATTTATCGCCGCTAATGGGCAATTTATTTTGTTCAAAAAGGAAGACTATGAAAAGATTGGTGGGCATAGTTCTGTTAAGTCGAAGGTAGTTGAAGATATGGAATTAGCCCGTTTGATTAAAGGAAACAGTTTTAAGATGATGACACTTCTGGGTGGTGAACATATCTCATGTAAAATGTATTCTACTTTCACTGAAGCATTTAATGGGTTCTCTAAAAACTATTATGCCGGATTTAACACAAATCCAGTCTTCTTCCTTTTTCTCATGCTATTATTTCAACTGGTTTTTACAATACCTTTTTTGAGTTGGGCTTTGATGCCGCAATACAATATTGTGGTGTTGTTAATTTTATTTTCTCGAGCACTAATGAGCATCCTGAGTAAGCAAAATTTAATTTTAAATATATTGCTGCACCCATTTCAGATGATAGTATCATTCCTAATTGGTATTAACTCCGTTCTTATTTACAATACAAAGAGAGGAATATGGAAGGGAAGAAACATAGGCTAG
- a CDS encoding lysophospholipid acyltransferase family protein, with product MLKTQHNRIARILFEYYITRLLKKNFSNFYLCNEIPNIPDSTCLIITPNHISWWDGFFIDLLMKKKSNRLIHLMMLETQLKRFWFFQKVGAYSIHPDNPKSILESFNYTMEVVSNPKNFAVIYPQGKIEPFEKRPLEIKKGISVLAKKISTSVNVLPVAFKIQYADEKNPFVAVRFGNLLTGQSLINDDSLFEKEFYSNLDELNNSVYANGFIEDIFKK from the coding sequence ATGCTTAAAACCCAACACAATAGAATTGCCCGAATACTTTTCGAATATTATATCACTCGTTTGTTGAAGAAAAATTTTTCCAACTTTTATTTATGCAATGAAATTCCGAATATACCCGATAGCACATGTTTAATTATAACCCCAAATCATATTAGCTGGTGGGATGGTTTTTTTATTGATCTATTAATGAAAAAAAAATCAAACAGACTAATCCATTTGATGATGCTTGAAACACAGTTGAAAAGATTCTGGTTTTTTCAGAAAGTCGGTGCTTACTCTATCCATCCCGATAATCCTAAAAGTATATTGGAATCGTTTAACTATACAATGGAAGTTGTGAGTAATCCCAAAAATTTTGCCGTTATTTATCCGCAAGGAAAGATTGAACCGTTTGAAAAAAGACCTCTTGAAATAAAAAAGGGAATTTCAGTTTTGGCAAAAAAGATTTCGACTTCTGTAAATGTTCTTCCGGTAGCATTTAAAATTCAATATGCAGATGAGAAAAATCCATTCGTAGCCGTAAGATTTGGCAATTTGCTTACAGGACAATCGCTAATTAATGATGATTCACTATTCGAGAAAGAATTTTACTCAAACTTGGATGAGTTAAATAATTCAGTTTATGCAAATGGTTTTATTGAAGATATTTTTAAGAAATGA